In the genome of Vicia villosa cultivar HV-30 ecotype Madison, WI linkage group LG7, Vvil1.0, whole genome shotgun sequence, one region contains:
- the LOC131615903 gene encoding PH, RCC1 and FYVE domains-containing protein 1-like produces the protein MEGFGMTSDLSRTGAAERDIEQAITALKKGACLLKYGRRGKPKFCPFRLSNDESVLIWFSGKEEKHLKLSHVSRIISGQRTPIFQRYPRPEKEYQSFSLIYNDRSLDLICKDKDEAEVWFSGLKALISRSHHRKWRTESRSDGIPSEANSPRTYTRRSSPLHSPFGSNESLQKDSGDHLRLHSPYESPPKNGLDKALDVVLYAVPQKSFFPLDSASASVHSVSSGGSDSMHGHMKTTGMDAFRVSLSSAVSSSSHGSGHDDGDALGDVFIWGEGTGDGVVGGGNHRVGSGLGVKIDSLFPKALESAVVLDVQNIACGGRHAALVTKQGEIFSWGEESGGRLGHGVDSDVLHPKLIDALSNTNIELVACGEYHTCAVTLSGDLYTWGNGAYNYGLLGHGNQVSHWVPKRVNGPLEGIHVSYISCGPWHTAVVTSAGQLFTFGDGTFGALGHGDRESVSLPREVESLKGLRTMRASCGVWHTAAVVEVMVGNSSSSNCSSGKLFTWGDGDKGRLGHGDKEAKLVPTCVALVEHNFCQVACGHSLTVALTTAGHVYAMGSPVYGQLGNPQADGKLPTRVEGKLSKSFVEEISCGAYHVAVLTLRNEVYTWGKGANGRLGHGDTDDRNNPTLVDALKDKHVKSIACGTNFTAAICLHKWVSGVDQSMCSGCRLPFNFKRKRHNCYNCGLVFCHSCSSKKSLKASMAPNPNKPYRVCDGCFNKLRKTLESDSSSHSSVSRRGSINQGSLELIDKDDKLDTRSRNQLARFSSTESLKQVESRSSKKNKKLEFNSSRVSPVPNGGSQWGALNISKSFNPVFGSSKKFFSASVPGSRIVSRATSPISRRPSPPRSTTPTPTLGGLTTPKIVVDDAKKTNDSLSQEVIKLRSQVESLTRKSQLQEIELERTSKQLKDAIAIAGEETAKCKAAKEVIKSLTAQLKDMAERLPIGAAKSVKSPSIASLGSNELSFASIDQLNIQATSPEADLTGSNNQLLSNGSSTASNRSTGQNKQSQPDSTNRNGSRTKDSESRSETEWVEQDEPGVYITLTSLPGGVIDLKRVRFSRKRFSEKQAENWWAENRARVYEQYNVRMIDKSSVGVGSEDLAH, from the exons ATGGAAGGGTTTGG AATGACTTCGGATCTTAGCAGAACTGGTGCTGCGGAAAGAGACATTGAGCAG GCCATTACTGCATTGAAAAAAGGGGCTTGCTTGCTCAAGTATGGAAGGAGGGGAAAGCCCAAATTTTGCCCCTTTCGACTTTCCAAT GATGAATCTGTTTTGATATGGTTCTCAGGGAAAGAAGAGAAGCACCTTAAACTGAGTCATGTCTCTAGAATTATATCCGGACAACGAACG CCTATCTTTCAAAGATATCCGCGGCCTGAGAAGGAATACCAGTCATTTTCTCTTATCTACAATGATAGGTCACTGGACTTG ATATGCAAGGATAAAGATGAAGCTGAGGTTTGGTTCAGTGGTTTGAAAGCATTAATTTCACGTAGCCATCACCGGAAGTGGAGAACAGAGTCAAGAAGTGATGGTATTCCATCTGAAGCTAACAGTCCTCGAACATACACAAGAAGAAGTTCCCCCTTACATTCTCCATTTGGTAGTAATGAGAGCCTGCAAAAG GATAGTGGAGATCACCTTCGCCTTCATAGCCCATATGAGAGCCCCCCAAAAAATGGTTTGGATAAAGCATTAGATGTGGTCTTGTATGCTGTTCCTCAAAAAAGTTTCTTCCCTCTGGATTCTGCCAGTGCTTCTGTCCATTCTGTATCATCCGGAGGATCAGATAGTATGCATGGTCACATGAAGACAACGGGTATGGATGCTTTTAGAGTTAGTCTATCAAGTGCTGTCAGCTCATCCAGCCATGGTTCTGGTCATGATGATGGTGATGCTTTAGGGGATGTTTTCATTTGGGGGGAAGGCACAGGTGATGGTGTTGTTGGTGGTGGTAATCATCGAGTTGGGAGTGGTTTGGGTGTAAAAATTGATTCTCTATTTCCCAAAGCCTTAGAATCTGCTGTAGTTCTTGATGTTCAGAATATTGCTTGTGGTGGACGACATGCAGCCTTAGTGACCAAACAAGGTGAAATTTTCTCCTGGGGAGAGGAATCAGGAGGCAGGCTTGGGCATGGTGTCGACTCTGATGttctccatccaaagcttatAGACGCTCTAAGTAATACAAATATTGAACTTGTAGCTTGTGGGGAGTATCATACATGTGCTGTGACACTTTCAGGTGATCTTTACACTTGGGGTAATGGTGCATACAATTATGGTCTTCTGGGACATGGAAATCAAGTAAGCCACTGGGTACCAAAAAGAGTAAATGGCCCCTTGGAAGGCATACATGTTTCATATATTTCATGTGGACCATGGCATACTGCTGTTGTAACATCTGCTGGGCAATTATTCACTTTCGGTGACGGTACATTTGGTGCTTTGGGTCATGGAGACCGAGAAAGTGTTTCGTTACCAAGGGAAGTCGAGTCCCTTAAAGGTCTTCGAACTATGCGGGCTTCTTGTGGTGTTTGGCATACTGCTGCAGTTGTGGAAGTTATGGTTGGAAATTCAAGTTCTAGCAACTGCTCGTCAGGGAAGCTGTTTACTTGGGGTGATGGAGACAAAGGTCGACTTGGGCACGGTGATAAGGAAGCAAAACTTGTTCCAACCTGTGTTGCCCTTGTTGAACATAACTTTTGTCAAGTTGCTTGTGGACACAGTCTCACTGTTGCACTTACCACCGCAGGCCATGTCTATGCAATGGGAAGTCCTGTCTATGGCCAGTTAGGAAATCCTCAAGCGGATGGGAAGCTACCAACCCGTGTGGAAGGAAAACTGTCAAAGAGTTTTGTGGAGGAGATATCTTGTGGCGCATATCATGTTGCAGTTCTAACTTTAAGGAATGAAGTTTACACTTGGGGAAAAGGTGCAAATGGACGATTAGGCCACGGGGATACAGATGATAGAAACAATCCAACACTAGTAGATGCTCTGAAAGACAAACATGTAAAAAGTATTGCTTGTGGAACTAATTTCACTGCAGCTATCTGCCTGCATAAGTGGGTATCTGGTGTTGACCAGTCAATGTGTTCAGGCTGTCGTCTGCCATTTAATTTCAAAAGGAAACGTCACAATTGTTATAATTGTGGACTTGTTTTTTGCCATTCATGTAGCAGCAAGAAGTCTCTTAAAGCTTCAATGGCTCCAAACCCCAACAAACCTTATCGTGTATGTGATGGTTGTTTTAATAAACTTAGGAAAACTTTAGAATCTGATTCTTCTTCTCATTCTTCTGTTAGCAGAAGAGGAAGTATTAATCAGGGGTCTCTTGAGTTGATTGACAAGGATGATAAATTGGATACCAGATCTCGTAATCAACTTGCCAGATTTTCTTCGACAGAATCCTTGAAACAAGTGGAAAGCAGATCTTCAAAGAAAAACAAGAAATTGGAGTTCAACAGTAGCCGTGTCTCTCCTGTTCCAAATGGGGGTTCACAATGGGGAGCACTCAACATTTCTAAATCTTTTAATCCTGTTTTTGGATCGTCAAAGAAATTTTTCTCGGCTTCTGTTCCTGGATCTAGAATCGTTTCTAGGGCAACATCCCCGATATCTAGACGGCCTAGCCCACCTCGGTCAACTACTCCAACTCCAACACTAGGAGGTCTTACAACCCCAAAGATAGTCGTGGATGATGCTAAGAAGACTAATGATAGCCTCAGTCAGGAGGTTATTAAATTAAGATCACAG GTGGAAAGCCTGACTCGGAAATCCCAACTTCAAGAAATTGAGTTGGAAAGAACTTCTAAACAGCTAAAAGATGCAATAGCAATTGCCGGGGAAGAAACAGCTAAATGTAAAGCAGCAAAGGAAGTGATCAAGTCACTTACTGCCCAG CTGAAAGACATGGCTGAGAGGCTACCCATTGGAGCAGCTAAGAGTGTCAAATCACCTTCTATTGCTTCTTTAGGCTCCAACGAACTTAGCTTTGCTTCCATTGATCAATTAAATATTCAAGCAACAAGTCCAGAAGCAGATTTAACTGGTTCAAATAACCAGTTACTTTCAAATGGATCAAGCACTGCCAGTAATCGCAGCACAGGTCAGAATAAACAGAGCCAGCCAGATTCAACCAATAGAAATGGGAGCCGAACAAAGGATAGTGAATCCCGTAGTGAGACTGAATGGGTTGAGCAAGATGAACCTGGTGTATATATTACACTCACCTCCCTACCAGGAGGTGTTATAGATCTCAAGAGAGTTCGCTTCAG TCGGAAGCGGTTCAGTGAAAAACAAGCAGAAAACTGGTGGGCTGAGAATCGCGCAAGAGTATATGAACAATACAATGTACGCATGATTGACAAGTCCAGTGTTGGTGTTGGTAGTGAGGACTTGGCTCATTGA
- the LOC131615905 gene encoding uncharacterized protein LOC131615905 codes for MEESGELQTEENKVSMEKTTKRKLKTPAQLKGLENFYTEHKYPTEELKLVIAEELGLTEKQVSGWFCHRRLKDKRLSKDESAANGRQDRSSGVIQDRGSGLGQGQDSCGSSKHGDYKYLDPKEVESHGLYNRDLSVADMTYGRRNHFSENVSGMDDTSSESSSYLQERLYPQGQGPYEMEPSRYLASGKSLPPLKPKGAMNMGYKPSGYLKVKGEIEHAAITAVKKQLGRNYLEDGPLLGVEFDPLPPGAFECQTQDPVPEPYRFADPALLKSPEISTAKRRPGLSSKYDSYYTKHSSQDTHMEGDDDFGSLRDSDIHDKQDREAFHGTKHRQTFQNNAARVPARNSSLDLYEDSTGEAAYNITKNHRKDTKRGVEGMRSDSASNHSDHYEENIPVKHADFLPYDYENTNPKNMQRNVHAEFLQYDYDNVNPKNAQRSEREYVKTKPSNSIRNSRGSADTEERELSTRMTKEEMFKTERKAKKQFRDTGGAVMLSNETMVAKRLKPNTFLPYNANQFSAAEIEPRKIQRSGAEMPSSFSEDETGDTSSSLN; via the exons ATGGAAG AATCGGGTGAGTTGCAAACGGAAGAAAATAAAGTCTCTATGGAGAAAACTACGAAAAGAAAGCTCAAAACGCCTGCGCAGCTTAAGGGTCTGGAGAATTTTTATACTG AGCACAAATATCCGACGGAGGAGTTGAAATTAGTAATTGCTGAGGAGTTAGGGTTGACAGAAAAGCAAGTGTCTGGATGGTTTTGCCATCGGAGGTTAAAAGATAAGAGACTGTCGAAAGATGAATCAGCTGCTAATGGACGACAAGATCGTTCGAGTGGTGTCATCCAGGATCGTGGAAGTGGACTCGGGCAAGGGCAAGATTCATGTGGAAGCAGTAAACATGGTGATTATAAGTATCTGGATCctaaagaagttgagagtcacggCCTTTATAATCGTGATTTGTCAGTTGCTGATATGACCTATGGACGTAGGAATCATTTTTCTGAAAATGTTAGTGGAATGGACGATACGTCATCTGAGAGTAGCTCTTATTTGCAGGAACGGTTGTATCCTCAAGGCCAGGGTCCATATGAGATGGAGCCTTCTAGATATTTAGCATCTGGTAAATCACTTCCACCCTTGAAACCGAAGGGTGCGATGAACATGGGATATAAACCATCGGGGTATTTGAAAGTGAAGGGTGAGATAGAGCATGCTGCTATAACTGCTGTTAAGAAGCAATTAGGAAGGAATTATCTGGAAGATGGTCCACTACTGGGCGTGGAATTTGATCCACTTCCTCCAGGGGCCTTTGAATGCCAAACCCAAGATCCAGTTCCCG AACCATACCGTTTTGCTGATCCTGCTCTTCTCAAATCTCCAGAAATCTCCACAGCAAAAAGACGACCTGGTCTTAGCTCC AAATACGATTCATATTACACTAAACATAGTTCTCAAGATACTCATATGGAAGGAGATGATGACTTTGGTTCCTTGCGTGATTCGGATATTCACGATAAACAAGATAGGGAAGCTTTCCATGGTACAAAACACCGACAAACTTTTCAGAATAATGCCGCCCGTGTTCCTGCCAGGAACTCTTCCTTGGATTTGTACGAAGACTCAACCGGAGAAGCTGCTTATAATATCACTAAGAATCATAGGAAAGACACCAAGCGCGGTGTCGAGGGGATGAGATCTGATTCTGCTTCTAACCATAGTGATCACTATGAAGAAAACATTCCAGTTAAACATGCAGACTTTCTGCCATACGACTATGAAAACACCAATCCAAAGAACATGCAAAGGAATGTTCATGCAGAGTTTTTGCAATATGACTATGACAACGTCAACCCAAAGAATGCGCAAAGGAGTGAACGTGAATACGTAAAAACAAAACCTTCAAACTCAATCCGTAATTCTCGTGGATCCGCTGATACTGAAGAAAGAGAGCTATCTACTAGGATGACTAAG GAAGAGAtgttcaagacagaaaggaaggCAAAAAAGCAATTTCGCGATACGGGTGGAGCAGTGATGCTTTCAAACGAAACTATG GTTGCAAAACGACTCAAACCCAATACGTTTCTACCATACAACGCGAATCAATTTTCTGCTGCTGAAATAGAACCAAGGAAAATTCAGAG GTCTGGCGCAGAGATGCCGTCTAGCTTTAGCGAGGACGAAACCGGCGATACAAGTTCCTCGTTGAATTGA
- the LOC131615906 gene encoding pentatricopeptide repeat-containing protein At5g01110, whose protein sequence is MATTLTLPQHTHFPLRTLTLTLPSHLTHSFSSLPLPQQQQQPSPSSFPDAFLIDKLLFRFKQGDFSSLRNHLLRSNPSSTLIPQLLQKCQNYPLLLPNLIQTIASTSPNPTITAPMVHFLVQSKNLPEAQSLLLRIIRKSGVSRVIDSLVSNSQYSTVVFDLLIRTYVQARKLREGSEAFRILAGKGLCVSVNACNALLGAIVKVGWVDLAWSVYEDFVKSGSKVNVYTLNIMVNALCKDGRLDNVKGFLDEMEGKGVYPDLVTYNTLINAYCRRGVVSEAFRLVDCMAGKGLKPGLFTYNALINGLCKEGSYERAKCVLDEMLGVGLCPDAASFNPMLVESCRKEDVCEAERVFNEMLRRGVVPDLISFSSIVGVFSRNGELGRALAYFEKMKSVGLVPDTVIYTILINGYCRNGDVTGALKMRNEMVERGCVMDVVTYNTLLNGLCRGKMLVDADELFKEMVERGVFPDFYTLTTLIHGYCKDGNMTKALSLFETMTLRSLKPDVVTYNTLMDGFCKIGEMEKAKELWRDMISREIFPNYISFSILINGFCTLGLVSEAFRLWDEMKEKGIKPTLVTCNTIIKGYLRAGSVSKANDFLNKMISEGVLPDCITYNTLINGFVKEENFDRAFFLISNMEERGLLPDLVTYNAILGGFSRQGRMQEAEMVLHKMIDKGINPDKSIYTSLINGHVSKDNLKEAFRVHDEMLQRGFVPDDKF, encoded by the coding sequence ATGGCAACCACCCTAACCCTTCCACAACACACTCATTTCCCTCTCAGAACCCTCACACTCACTCTCCCCTCTCATCTCACACACTCCTTCTCCTCTCTCCCTctcccacaacaacaacaacaaccctcCCCCTCTTCTTTCCCAGACGCATTCCTAATCGACAAACTCCTCTTCCGCTTCAAACAAGGCGACTTCTCCTCCCTCCGCAACCACCTCCTCCGCTCAAACCCTTCTTCAACCCTAATCCCTCAACTTCTCCAAAAATGCCAAAACTACCCTCTCCTACTCCCCAATCTCATCCAAACCATAGCCTCCACCTCTCCAAATCCAACCATCACTGCCCCAATGGTTCACTTTCTAGTCCAATCCAAGAACCTCCCAGAAGCTCAGTCTCTCCTCCTCAGAATCATCCGAAAAAGCGGCGTTTCGCGTGTAATCGATTCTCTTGTTTCGAATTCTCAATATAGCACTGTTGTTTTTGATCTGTTGATTAGAACATATGTTCAGGCTAGGAAACTAAGAGAGGGTTCTGAGGCGTTTAGAATTTTAGCTGGAAAAGGTTTATGTGTTTCGGTTAATGCTTGTAATGCTCTTTTAGGTGCAATTGTTAAGGTTGGTTGGGTTGATTTGGCGTGGAGTGTGTATGAGGATTTTGTGAAGAGTGGGAGTAAGGTTAATGTTTATACTTTGAATATTATGGTTAATGCATTGTGTAAAGATGGTAGATTGGATAATGTTAAGGgtttcttggatgagatggaggGAAAAGGGGTTTATCCTGATCTTGTAACTTATAATACTCTGATTAATGCTTATTGTCGAAGGGGGGTTGTTTCGGAGGCGTTTCGGTTGGTGGATTGTATGGCTGGTAAAGGGTTGAAGCCTGGGCTTTTTACTTATAATGCTTTGATTAATGGTTTGTGTAAGGAGGGGAGTTATGAGAGAGCGAAGTGTGTTTTGGATGAGATGTTGGGGGTTGGGTTGTGTCCTGATGCTGCGAGTTTTAATCCGATGTTGGTGGAGAGTTGTAGGAAGGAGGATGTTTGTGAGGCGGAGAGGGTTTTTAATGAAATGTTGCGGCGTGGAGTTGTTCCTGATTTGATTAGCTTTAGCTCGATTGTTGGGGTGTTTTCTAGGAATGGGGAACTTGGTCGGGCGTTGGCGTATTTTGAGAAGATGAAAAGTGTTGGGTTGGTTCCTGATACGGTTATTTATACGATTCTTATTAATGGGTATTGTAGGAACGGTGATGTGACCGGTGCACTGAAAATGCGGAATGAGATGGTGGAGCGGGGTTGTGTTATGGATGTGGTTACGTATAATACTCTGTTGAATGGATTGTGTAGGGGGAAAATGCTTGTTGATGCTGATGAGCTGTTTAAGGAGATGGTGGAAAGGGGAGTTTTTCCCGATTTCTACACTCTAACAACTCTTATTCATGGATATTGTAAGGATGGAAACATGACTAAAGCACTTAGTTTGTTTGAGACTATGACTCTGAGGAGCCTTAAGCCTGATGTCGTGACGTATAATACATTGATGGATGGCTTTTGCAAAATAGGTGAAATGGAGAAAGCTAAGGAGTTGTGGCGTGATATGATAAGCAGGGAAATATTTCCCAACTACATATCGTTTAGCATTTTGATAAATGGATTTTGCACTTTAGGTCTTGTGTCCGAAGCTTTCAGGTTGTGGgatgaaatgaaagaaaaaggtATTAAGCCCACGCTAGTTACCTGCAACACCATAATAAAAGGCTATTTGCGAGCTGGCAGTGTGTCAAAGGCAAATGACTTCTTGAACAAGATGATTTCAGAAGGAGTTTTGCCTGATTGCATAACGTATAATACTCTTATAAATGGTTTCGTAAAGGAAGAGAACTTTGATAGAGCTTTTTTCTTGATTAGTAACATGGAAGAACGAGGGCTGCTACCTGATCTCGTCACATACAATGCAATTCTTGGTGGATTTTCTAGGCAAGGTAGAATGCAAGAGGCTGAGATGGTATTACATAAGATGATTGATAAGGGTATCAATCCTGATAAATCAATTTACACATCACTAATAAACGGGCATGTCTCTAAAGACAACCTGAAAGAGGCATTCCGTGTCCATGATGAAATGCTGCAAAGGGGATTTGTCCCAGATGACAAATTCTAG